A section of the Oryza sativa Japonica Group chromosome 1, ASM3414082v1 genome encodes:
- the LOC107278757 gene encoding uncharacterized protein has product MADFPPWADLTDAVVREIANRLPCVYNRVHLAGVCRPWREHLERLPPLLPPPKLPYLILPLAEQLAFSCVLSDCATHPFFVPEWIRHACYFGSYDGGWAFVSTAHPRAQGYRDYFLTNLHQTPNTFVLPVWIQLDREEPVLRPRQKRLRPRDPLFINAATLSSDPFMDGCVVAGFVNNCAPVPGHHRQKIAFWRIDDKVVIGCFFMEDACWDAVDVVRHNGAFHFLTNGQHIVVGNPGFDDEANAPPQVQWEYRCFSSQGRGYDGQHVVARYLVESSGELLMVVRCSPRPGESTSAFKVFRMAQPEEDDDGDGDAPLLDGRTMLFVGDPCSRSDGDVVRYIWRELPSLEGRMLFVGRGCSRSYNTDQYPGFEGGVYFFDHRIPGQGGGAPALYPCRDCGKWTGKPALQVELCFPEQDPSNYSSQVWLLNG; this is encoded by the coding sequence ATGGCCGACTTCCCGCCATGGGCGGACCTCACCGACGCCGTCGTGCGCGAGATCGCCAACCGCCTCCCCTGCGTGTACAACCGCGTGCACCTCGCCGGCGTCTGCCGACCATGGCGCGAGCACCTCGAGCGGCTCCCGCCCCTGCTCCCGCCCCCCAAGCTGCCGTATCTCATCCTGCCGCTCGCCGAGCAGCTGGCCTTCTCCTGCGTCCTGAGCGACTGCGCCACCCACCCCTTCTTCGTCCCGGAGTGGATTCGCCACGCTTGCTACTTCGGCTCGTACGACGGCGGCTGGGCCTTCGTCTCCACTGCTCATCCTCGAGCTCAGGGTTATCGAGATTATTTCCTCACCAATCTCCACCAAACCCCGAATACCTTCGTTCTCCCCGTCTGGATCCAGTTGGACCGCGAAGAGCCTGTATTGCGGCCTAGGCAGAAGCGGCTGCGCCCGCGCGACCCGCTGTTCATCAACGCCGCCACCCTCTCGTCGGACCCATTTATGGATGGATGCGTGGTCGCCGGATTCGTCAACAATTGTGCTCCCGTACCGGGCCACCACCGGCAGAAGATTGCGTTCTGGCGAATTGACGATAAGGTGGTCATCGGCTGCTTCTTCATGGAGGACGCGTGCTGGGATGCGGTGGACGTCGTGCGCCACAATGGAGCCTTCCATTTCCTCACCAACGGGCAGCACATCGTCGTGGGCAATCCGGGCTTCGATGACGAAGCGAACGCGCCGCCTCAAGTGCAATGGGAGTATCGCTGCTTCTCGTCGCAGGGGCGCGGCTACGACGGGCAGCACGTCGTGGCGCGCTACCTCGTGGAGTCCAGCGGAGAGCTGCTCATGGTCGTGAGGTGCTCTCCTCGTCCCGGAGAGTCCACGTCGGCGTTCAAGGTGTTCCGGATGGCAcagcccgaggaagacgacgacggcgacggcgacgcgccctTACTGGATGGCCGGACGATGCTGTTCGTCGGGGATCCCTGCTCCAGATCCGACGGCGACGTGGTTCGATACATCTGGAGGGAGCTGCCCTCGCTGGAGGGCAGGATGCTGTTCGTCGGGCGCGGCTGCTCCAGATCGTACAACACGGATCAGTACCCCGGCTTCGAGGGCGGCGTCTACTTCTTCGATCATCGGATTCCCgggcagggcggcggcgcaccggcgcTTTACCCCTGCAGAGACTGCGGGAAATGGACGGGAAAACCTGCACTCCAGGTGGAGCTCTGCTTCCCGGAGCAAGACCCATCGAACTACTCCTCTCAAGTTTGGTTGCTCAACGGGTAA